Below is a genomic region from Demequina sp..
CGAACATGGCGCTACCTTACGGAATCACGCCAGCGCGGGGGGCAGCACGGTGAGCCCCTCCGCGCGCCCGGCGGCAGTCAGCCTGCGGTCCCAGGCGCAGAACATCGGGCTCGCGCCCTTCAGCAGCAGGGCCGACGCCAGGTGCAGGGCGTCTCCGGCCCGCAAGGGGCGGCGGTCAGCGAGTTCGGCGGCGTGCACGGCGAGCGCCTCCGTCACCTCTACCTTCGCGAGGCCGGGCCAGAGTTCCTTCCACCGGTCGCGCGCGGCGGCGGCGGGTGCGGCGTCGATGCGGCCGATGCGCTCGGCGGCGGCCAGAACCGACTTCACCTCAACGTCGGCGATGCGGGAGGTGACCACAGCGTCGGCCCTCTCCCAGAGGGCGACGGCGAGGGGAGAGCCGGTCTCCAGGACCAGCAGCTTCACCAGCGCCGACGTGTCGAAATAGACGATCGCCATCGCTACCTGCGCAGCCGGCCGAGCAGGCTGGACAGGGCATCCTTCGCGGCCTCGGCTTGGGGCAGGCGCGGCACGGCGCGGTCCTCGGCCGGCGGGGTGATGAGGCCGTCCTCGATGAGCGAGGAGATGAGGTCGTTGCCGTCCACGGACGTCAACCGGGCAACGGGCGCGCCCTTGTGGGTGATGATCACGTCCTCACCGTCCTTCACGGCGTTGACGTGCGCCATGAGCGACGACTTGAACTCAGCGAAGGTGACTTCCATGGGGCCACGCTACCCCGCGCGCCCGGCGAAGCGTCAGGGTTCAGTCGGGAATGTCTCCGCCGTCCGCGGCGCACCCCTTGCCCATGAGCAGGCCCTTCATGGTGGGCCCGACGGGCGGAGGGCGGTCAACGGAGAATCCGCTGGGGTCAACGATGGGTTCCTGGGTGGCGGAGATCGGCCCGGCGTCCGACGCCGCCAACAGCGTCGCCGACGGGTCCACCGAGCGCTTGATGAGGGCGAGCGCGATCGGCCCGTCCTCACGGTCGCGCGCCACCGAGGTGATGCGGCCGGCCGGGGCGTCCGAGCCGGAAACGGTCAGCACCGCACCCGCCTCCGGCAGCACGTGAGACGAGCCGTCGAGGTACAGGAACGTCAACCGGCGCGGCGGCCGGCCCACGTTGTGCACCTTCGCGACCGTCTCCTGCCCGCGATAGCAGCCCTTGTGCAGGTGCACGGCGGTGCGCAGCCAGTCGTATTCGTGGGGGAGCGAGTGGTCGTCGACCTCGGTGGCCGCGCGCGGGCGATGCGCCTCCACGCGCTCTGCCTCCGCGGCCCACGTTCCCGCGAGCGTCCAGCCGGCGGCGAGCCGCGAGTCGGCCTCCGCATCCAAGGAGGCACGCGGCACCAGCACCAGCCGCCACGGCCGGGTCCTGGCGACAGCGCCGACGCTGTACGACGTTCCCCCGTCCGTCACGCCTGGCCACGGGTCCACCCAGGTCACCGGCTCGCCCTCGGCGGCACGGCGAGACACCGCCTCTCCGATCGCCGCCCATTCCGCGGAGACATCCGCGACCTCTACTCGCAGCATGAAGCGCATGCGGTCGAGGAACGCCGCCAAACCGGCGGCCGTCTCGGTGATGAGCCACGCCGTCTCGCCGTCGTCGACCAAAGAGGCGACGTGCTCGATGCGCCCTTGGGGCGACAGGATCATGAACTCGGAGCTCTCGCCGGGAGCCAGCGAGCCGACCTCCTGCGTGCACAGCGAGTTGAGCCAAGACAGCCGGTCCGGTCCCGTGACCGTCACCACGCCAAGGTGCGACTGGTCAACGAACGCGCGCCCCTCCGCCAAAGCCCGCTGCTCGCCAACGGGATCCCCGTAGTGCCAGGCGACGCCAGCGTCGGGCCCCGAGGCCTCGACTGCGCCGTGGCGCGAAAGGAGCGGGGAGGTCATGGCTAGAGAACCGTCGTCAGTCACGGAAGATTCCTACGCGTCAACACGAGACAGCCGCCCTGACGCATACGACTGCAGTTCGTGGCCGAAGGCCGCGAGGTCCTGGGCCCACATCAGCTCGCCGTTGACGAGGCCGTACAGGCGCGTGGCGCCGGCGACCGCGGGGGCGGAGGCGGTGCGCGCCATGAGGTCCGTGGCCAGGTCGATGCGCCCGTTGCCGATCGCGCCCACATACACGGAGACGAATCCGGCGGCGTCGGTGAGCACCACCTCGAGCGGGTGCTGGTTCTCGGTGAGCGTCACGCCATCGGGAACCGACGGCGAAACCCGCCAGAAGCCCGACTCGACGGCCCAGACCTGCCCAGGCTCGCCGTCGGGCCCCATGAGGGTGATCGCGGAGCGGTACTCGAGGTACGGGCCGCCGTCGTGGGAGAAGTCGATGGTCTGGCGGAAGTCCGCGGTGGGGATGTCCGGGTAGTCGATGACGCCGTGGCCCTCCCACGCGCCAACCAGCCACGCGAGGGGGTAGACCTCGGGGGCGAGGTCCTCCGGGATGACGAACGTCACCGCTTGGAGGTCCTCACGAGGCGCCACACCACCAGGCCGCACACCCAGGCCGTGGCGAGGAACGCGACGATCGCGAGGATGGTGAAGGTC
It encodes:
- a CDS encoding type II toxin-antitoxin system VapC family toxin, with product MAIVYFDTSALVKLLVLETGSPLAVALWERADAVVTSRIADVEVKSVLAAAERIGRIDAAPAAAARDRWKELWPGLAKVEVTEALAVHAAELADRRPLRAGDALHLASALLLKGASPMFCAWDRRLTAAGRAEGLTVLPPALA
- a CDS encoding type II toxin-antitoxin system prevent-host-death family antitoxin encodes the protein MEVTFAEFKSSLMAHVNAVKDGEDVIITHKGAPVARLTSVDGNDLISSLIEDGLITPPAEDRAVPRLPQAEAAKDALSSLLGRLRR
- a CDS encoding folate-binding protein, encoding MTSPLLSRHGAVEASGPDAGVAWHYGDPVGEQRALAEGRAFVDQSHLGVVTVTGPDRLSWLNSLCTQEVGSLAPGESSEFMILSPQGRIEHVASLVDDGETAWLITETAAGLAAFLDRMRFMLRVEVADVSAEWAAIGEAVSRRAAEGEPVTWVDPWPGVTDGGTSYSVGAVARTRPWRLVLVPRASLDAEADSRLAAGWTLAGTWAAEAERVEAHRPRAATEVDDHSLPHEYDWLRTAVHLHKGCYRGQETVAKVHNVGRPPRRLTFLYLDGSSHVLPEAGAVLTVSGSDAPAGRITSVARDREDGPIALALIKRSVDPSATLLAASDAGPISATQEPIVDPSGFSVDRPPPVGPTMKGLLMGKGCAADGGDIPD
- a CDS encoding FABP family protein, producing MTFVIPEDLAPEVYPLAWLVGAWEGHGVIDYPDIPTADFRQTIDFSHDGGPYLEYRSAITLMGPDGEPGQVWAVESGFWRVSPSVPDGVTLTENQHPLEVVLTDAAGFVSVYVGAIGNGRIDLATDLMARTASAPAVAGATRLYGLVNGELMWAQDLAAFGHELQSYASGRLSRVDA